A window from Dehalobacter sp. DCA encodes these proteins:
- a CDS encoding N-6 DNA methylase: MDNHRIDSKLIAEILGVSVPSIRNWVRHGYLHPSDPDGKVFDLDEVLLLRERIAQGELDRLRKRANKAGADKRFVPTEYIPNERTRKQIMDILTYLLRHNIDRGWAVFILALNLFRRSGDILSDDLKQIIDFPEAIFQRQHVRIELKNFYQDILRTSKKSSLGSSLKFSYGRPDSQHLEYLFNIRFPLEEDILGVIYQSLTMEGNKARLGSYFTPPGIAYDAVRAYIRSGQKVLDPCCGTGQYLLSFARNMDEPENIYGMDLDLTSVRIARLNLLLTCSRDFQPNVIHCNTLTDMRRESSAFGKFDFVATNPPWGAEIDAGVRQKMAVEFPEITSGESFSYFLRASLDLLKDGGVISFILPESILNIRAHADIRGYLLENCQIIRIEYLGRRFKNVFSAVVRLDLRKALPSEQDQVLVKFPEQEYLVSQERFRSNDWHIFDIYLSSQEEVIFSKVYSTRHTYLKDKAGWALGIVTGDNRRYLLQMNGPGAEPVYKGSDVDRFVLKKPSSFLRFQPDKFQQTAPEQKYRAAEKLIYRFISERLVFAYDDQGSLTLNSANILIPEPENYPVKLILALFNSSLYQFLFRKKFHTLKVLRGDLELLPLPLWEQAVIDHILQLTDRIIIGEDQFEILDEFIMEQFRLTPEERRHIRDFSA, from the coding sequence ATGGATAATCATCGAATTGATTCAAAGTTAATCGCTGAAATTCTGGGGGTATCTGTGCCAAGTATCCGCAACTGGGTCCGGCATGGCTATCTCCATCCTTCTGATCCTGACGGGAAGGTCTTTGATCTTGATGAGGTGCTCCTGCTTCGGGAACGGATTGCGCAGGGAGAGCTTGACCGCTTAAGAAAAAGAGCAAACAAAGCCGGAGCTGATAAACGATTTGTCCCGACAGAATACATCCCAAACGAACGAACACGTAAGCAGATCATGGATATATTGACGTATCTGCTCCGGCACAACATAGACCGGGGATGGGCAGTCTTCATTCTGGCTTTGAATCTTTTTCGGAGATCGGGAGACATATTGTCCGACGACCTGAAACAAATTATTGATTTCCCGGAAGCTATTTTCCAGCGACAGCATGTCCGCATAGAGCTAAAGAATTTTTATCAGGATATACTCAGGACATCTAAAAAATCTTCTTTAGGATCTTCTTTGAAGTTTTCGTACGGCAGGCCGGATTCTCAGCACCTTGAATATCTTTTTAACATCCGTTTTCCTTTAGAAGAAGATATACTCGGTGTCATCTATCAATCACTGACCATGGAGGGAAATAAAGCTCGCCTTGGTTCTTACTTTACCCCGCCAGGCATTGCGTATGACGCTGTCCGGGCTTATATCCGCAGCGGACAGAAGGTGCTTGATCCCTGCTGCGGCACGGGACAGTATCTTTTATCCTTTGCCCGGAATATGGACGAACCCGAAAACATCTATGGGATGGACCTCGATCTGACATCGGTAAGGATTGCCAGACTCAATCTTCTGTTGACATGTTCCCGGGATTTTCAGCCTAACGTTATTCACTGCAATACTTTAACCGATATGCGACGGGAATCTTCCGCTTTCGGGAAATTTGATTTTGTAGCCACGAACCCTCCGTGGGGAGCGGAGATTGATGCGGGTGTCCGCCAGAAAATGGCTGTGGAGTTTCCGGAAATAACTTCCGGGGAGTCCTTTTCTTATTTTCTCAGGGCGAGTCTTGATCTGCTGAAAGACGGAGGGGTTATCTCGTTTATTCTGCCAGAATCCATTCTGAACATCCGTGCTCATGCCGATATCAGAGGATATTTGCTTGAGAATTGCCAGATCATCAGGATCGAATATCTGGGCAGGAGATTTAAAAATGTCTTCTCAGCGGTGGTCCGCCTCGATCTCAGAAAAGCCTTGCCATCGGAGCAGGACCAAGTCCTGGTGAAATTTCCGGAACAGGAATACCTGGTTTCTCAGGAAAGGTTTCGGAGTAATGACTGGCACATTTTTGATATTTACCTGAGCAGCCAGGAGGAAGTTATTTTCAGCAAGGTCTATTCGACCAGACATACTTACCTGAAAGATAAGGCCGGCTGGGCCTTGGGAATCGTCACCGGAGATAATCGGAGATACCTGCTTCAGATGAACGGTCCGGGTGCTGAGCCGGTCTACAAGGGCTCAGATGTGGACAGGTTCGTTCTGAAGAAGCCGTCTTCTTTTTTACGGTTTCAGCCGGACAAGTTCCAGCAAACAGCACCGGAGCAAAAATATAGGGCGGCGGAGAAACTGATTTACCGTTTCATTTCTGAAAGACTTGTTTTTGCCTATGATGATCAGGGCAGTCTTACACTGAACAGTGCCAATATCCTGATCCCCGAACCAGAAAACTATCCGGTGAAATTAATTCTTGCTTTATTTAACAGCAGCCTTTATCAATTTCTTTTCCGCAAGAAATTTCATACCCTGAAAGTGCTCCGGGGAGATCTGGAACTACTTCCGCTGCCCTTATGGGAACAGGCAGTGATTGACCATATCCTGCAATTAACAGACCGAATCATCATTGGGGAAGATCAGTTTGAAATCCTAGATGAATTCATTATGGAACAGTTTAGGCTGACGCCCGAGGAACGCCGTCATATCAGAGATTTTTCCGCATGA
- the purD gene encoding phosphoribosylamine--glycine ligase, whose product MADLSGCQKNGKKILVVGSGGREHALAWKINQSTSCQKLFVAPGNAGTEQWNVPIKANELDALVDFAKDEGIDLTVIGPEEPLSLGIVNAFQAAGLRVFGPSGAAATLESSKAFAKEIMAQAKVPTADYRTFTEKSEAERYIRQTGAPIVIKADGLAAGKGVIVAATLEEAFEGIETIMGGAFGAAGDKVVVEEFLEGQEVSLLCFCDGEKALPMTPVQDHKRALDGDMGLNTGGMGTYSPPPFWTKALEQEVINTIAQPTLLVMRQRGTPFTGVLFLGLMITAKGPKLLEYNVRFGDPETQVVMTLLKSDLIPIFEACIDGKLSEVKVEWHDGTALCVVMAAPGYPGEYRKGIPISLTMTQENQVVFHAGTEMEDGKLVSSGGRVLGVTVRDASIAAARENVYALVDSIDFPDAHFRTDIGIKGLNM is encoded by the coding sequence ATGGCTGACTTGTCTGGTTGTCAAAAAAACGGGAAGAAAATTTTGGTTGTAGGCTCAGGAGGAAGGGAGCATGCTCTTGCCTGGAAAATCAATCAGAGCACTTCTTGTCAGAAACTCTTTGTAGCTCCGGGTAACGCAGGAACAGAGCAATGGAATGTCCCGATCAAGGCCAATGAACTTGACGCTTTGGTTGACTTTGCCAAGGATGAAGGGATTGATCTTACGGTTATTGGTCCTGAGGAACCGCTTAGTCTGGGAATTGTCAACGCTTTTCAGGCTGCAGGTCTCAGAGTTTTTGGCCCGTCCGGAGCGGCGGCGACGCTTGAAAGCAGCAAAGCCTTTGCCAAGGAAATTATGGCACAGGCGAAGGTCCCGACAGCAGACTACCGGACTTTTACCGAGAAGAGTGAAGCGGAAAGATACATCAGACAAACCGGCGCTCCAATTGTCATTAAAGCGGATGGTCTGGCAGCAGGTAAAGGGGTTATTGTGGCAGCTACACTGGAAGAGGCGTTTGAAGGTATCGAGACCATTATGGGTGGGGCCTTTGGTGCTGCCGGAGACAAGGTCGTGGTAGAAGAATTCCTGGAGGGGCAGGAGGTCAGTCTGCTGTGCTTTTGCGACGGTGAAAAGGCTCTCCCGATGACCCCCGTTCAGGATCACAAGAGAGCGCTTGACGGGGATATGGGGTTAAATACAGGCGGAATGGGGACTTATTCGCCGCCTCCTTTCTGGACCAAAGCATTGGAACAGGAAGTTATCAATACGATCGCTCAGCCGACGCTTTTAGTTATGCGCCAAAGAGGAACTCCATTTACCGGCGTACTGTTTTTAGGCTTAATGATTACGGCCAAAGGCCCAAAACTCCTGGAATACAATGTCCGGTTCGGTGATCCTGAGACACAGGTTGTGATGACCCTGCTCAAGTCGGACTTGATCCCAATCTTCGAAGCGTGTATCGACGGGAAACTGTCCGAAGTCAAAGTCGAATGGCATGATGGCACCGCGCTGTGTGTGGTCATGGCAGCTCCAGGTTATCCGGGTGAATACAGGAAGGGGATTCCGATCAGTCTTACGATGACCCAAGAAAACCAGGTAGTTTTCCATGCCGGCACGGAGATGGAAGACGGAAAACTGGTCAGTTCAGGCGGCCGGGTACTTGGAGTTACCGTCCGTGATGCATCCATCGCGGCAGCCAGGGAGAATGTCTATGCACTAGTCGACAGCATCGATTTCCCTGATGCCCATTTCCGCACCGACATAGGGATTAAAGGACTCAACATGTGA
- the metF gene encoding methylenetetrahydrofolate reductase [NAD(P)H] gives MFISELFQQKKVVSFEIFPPKLTSSIEVIYDTIDALAPLRPDFISVTYGAGGSTSKTTAEIASIVENKYNINSLAHLTCITSSKEQIEGTLTQLADSNVSNILALRGDIPKGSEETGRARDFQYASDLVAYIQDKHSFCLGGACYPEGHPECPDKDQDIENLRRKVDAGVGFLVTQLFYDNDAFFRFQEKVANLNINVPILAGIMPITNRVQIERILALSNARMPQKLIKILDKFEHNMEALKDAGIAYATKQIVELLANDIDGVHIYTMNKPQIAKDLVRNLDSLFYAVNSQETRKEGNLA, from the coding sequence ATGTTTATCAGCGAATTGTTCCAACAGAAAAAGGTCGTATCTTTTGAGATTTTCCCACCAAAGCTTACTTCATCTATAGAGGTCATTTACGATACGATTGATGCTCTGGCACCGCTCCGTCCTGATTTTATCAGTGTTACCTACGGTGCCGGAGGAAGTACCAGCAAAACGACCGCAGAAATTGCATCCATTGTTGAAAATAAATACAACATTAATTCTTTGGCCCACCTGACTTGTATTACCTCTTCCAAAGAACAAATTGAGGGAACACTGACGCAGCTGGCAGACAGCAACGTCTCCAATATTCTCGCTTTACGGGGAGATATTCCGAAGGGTTCGGAAGAGACCGGCAGGGCGAGGGATTTTCAATATGCTTCCGATCTTGTCGCGTATATCCAGGACAAACATTCGTTCTGCCTGGGCGGCGCCTGTTATCCGGAAGGCCATCCCGAGTGTCCCGATAAAGACCAGGATATTGAAAATCTTCGGCGGAAAGTGGATGCCGGAGTGGGGTTTCTTGTTACACAGTTGTTCTATGACAATGATGCCTTTTTTCGTTTCCAGGAGAAAGTTGCTAATCTAAACATCAATGTTCCAATTCTGGCAGGGATCATGCCAATCACTAATCGGGTTCAGATTGAAAGAATATTAGCACTGTCGAATGCACGGATGCCGCAAAAACTGATTAAAATACTTGACAAATTTGAGCATAACATGGAAGCTTTAAAAGATGCCGGTATTGCTTACGCGACCAAACAAATTGTGGAATTGCTTGCAAATGATATTGACGGTGTCCATATCTATACAATGAACAAACCGCAGATTGCGAAGGACTTAGTCCGCAATCTCGATTCTCTTTTCTATGCGGTGAACAGCCAGGAAACCAGGAAGGAAGGCAACCTAGCTTAA